A part of Candidatus Woesearchaeota archaeon genomic DNA contains:
- a CDS encoding DNA-directed DNA polymerase II small subunit, translating to MMEQEKKQRITKLSRMFLEKGLLLSPDILEKLSIFEGTEEIDKAIESIARILLSTSEENMMVVTEEAIDFIKRGKEINWADFEKAKTLSEKKKDNKIYDKFIEYAHSEEKAKTEENPHVFAENRSGVTVLESYDDISKKRTVQDFVDYFNARYRGLEAMLRNREELQNLMSISRAKKKTEREIVSVIGMVSSKDKTKNGNIIMKIEDQTGETKVLFNKSKHELLMEGEDTVLDEVIGVCGVSAKDIIFVNSIVRPEIPSIIEKKGTAEEEYAIFLSDLHVGSKNFLSEEFGRFLKWINADAGTEAQKDIAKKIKYVFIAGDLIDGVGIYADQDEDLLTKDVSEQYTQCAELLSKIPQSMQIIISPGNHDAMRIAEPQPMLYRDFAAAIWKLPNITMLSNPAMVNIASSEGFSGFNVLIYHGYSFDYYASDVESIRVKGGYDRADLIMKFLLQRRHLAPSQTSTQIIPDHEKDPLLITKIPDIFLTGHIHKCSVSHYKNIVLISGSCWQSKTAFQERVGHHPEPARVPIMNLKTGEIKILKFEK from the coding sequence ATGATGGAGCAGGAAAAAAAGCAGAGGATAACTAAATTATCGAGAATGTTCCTGGAAAAAGGACTTCTTCTCAGTCCGGATATTCTTGAAAAATTAAGCATATTTGAAGGCACAGAGGAGATTGACAAAGCAATCGAGTCCATCGCAAGAATTCTTTTATCCACAAGCGAAGAAAACATGATGGTTGTCACAGAAGAGGCAATCGATTTCATAAAAAGGGGCAAGGAAATAAACTGGGCAGATTTTGAAAAGGCAAAAACCCTTTCTGAAAAAAAGAAAGACAACAAGATTTATGACAAATTCATAGAATACGCCCATTCAGAAGAAAAGGCAAAAACAGAGGAAAACCCGCATGTTTTTGCTGAAAACAGGAGCGGGGTAACTGTTCTGGAATCATATGATGACATATCCAAAAAGAGAACAGTTCAGGATTTTGTAGATTATTTTAATGCAAGATACCGCGGGCTTGAGGCAATGCTGAGAAACAGGGAGGAACTCCAAAACCTGATGAGCATAAGCAGGGCAAAGAAAAAAACAGAACGAGAAATCGTATCTGTAATAGGAATGGTTTCCAGCAAGGACAAGACAAAAAACGGCAACATAATAATGAAAATTGAGGATCAGACAGGAGAGACAAAAGTGCTTTTCAACAAGAGCAAGCATGAGCTTCTTATGGAAGGCGAAGACACAGTTCTTGATGAGGTAATCGGGGTGTGCGGAGTTTCTGCAAAAGACATAATATTCGTGAATTCCATAGTGAGGCCCGAAATTCCGAGCATTATTGAGAAGAAAGGAACTGCAGAAGAAGAATATGCAATATTCCTTTCTGACCTCCACGTCGGCTCAAAGAATTTTCTTTCTGAGGAATTTGGAAGGTTTCTCAAATGGATAAACGCAGATGCGGGAACAGAGGCGCAGAAAGATATTGCGAAAAAGATAAAATATGTTTTCATAGCAGGGGACCTGATAGACGGCGTTGGAATTTATGCTGACCAGGATGAAGACCTTTTGACAAAGGACGTATCTGAGCAGTACACGCAGTGCGCAGAGCTTCTTTCAAAAATTCCCCAGAGCATGCAGATAATAATTTCTCCGGGAAACCACGACGCAATGAGAATAGCTGAGCCTCAGCCGATGCTTTACAGGGACTTTGCAGCCGCCATATGGAAGCTTCCCAACATCACAATGCTGAGCAATCCAGCAATGGTGAATATTGCATCATCAGAGGGATTCTCAGGATTCAATGTTTTAATATATCACGGATACAGCTTTGACTATTACGCATCTGATGTCGAATCAATAAGGGTAAAGGGCGGATATGACCGGGCAGACCTGATAATGAAATTCCTCCTGCAGAGAAGGCACCTTGCCCCCTCCCAGACATCAACGCAGATAATACCAGACCACGAAAAGGACCCTCTTCTCATAACAAAGATACCGGACATATTCCTCACAGGGCACATTCACAAATGCTCTGTATCCCACTACAAAAACATCGTTCTTATAAGCGGAAGCTGCTGGCAGTCAAAAACAGCATTCCAGGAAAGAGTCGGGCACCACCCAGAGCCGGCAAGGGTTCCAATAATGAATCTCAAAACAGGAGAGATAAAAATCCTCAAGTTTGAGAAATAA
- a CDS encoding ORC1-type DNA replication protein, producing the protein MAQKGEGFFERFLLNNSLFTNKNMLQSNYTPEDVPHREKQIKQIAEVLGPAIRGERPSNLFIYGQTGSGKTVSVKYISEQMRKLCAEKGISIKIIYINCKLKKVADTEYRLIAQLAREFGKEIPATGLPTDEVYKIFFSALDKEKQVVILVLDEIDQLVDKAGEELLYNLTRINEELKNSQVAIVGITNFVPFVDNLDSRIKSSLSEEEVLFPPYNALQIQDILFKRTKNAFKAGALDDGVVEKCAAYAAREHGDARRALELIRVSGEIAERKGHTKVAIDDVDEADEKIEKDRILDVITVQPKQYQATLYSIMLLSSKRKTGSIFTGEVYEVYRGICRQISLRPLTQRRVSDILGELDMLGIITAKVISKGRYGRTREISFSLPEETLQKVEKIVKESLSI; encoded by the coding sequence ATGGCTCAAAAGGGGGAAGGATTCTTTGAAAGGTTCCTGTTAAACAACTCTCTTTTTACAAACAAGAACATGCTGCAGTCAAACTATACCCCCGAAGATGTTCCTCACCGAGAAAAGCAGATAAAGCAGATTGCAGAGGTGCTTGGACCGGCAATAAGAGGGGAAAGGCCTTCTAATCTTTTCATATACGGGCAAACAGGCTCGGGAAAGACAGTTTCTGTAAAATACATAAGCGAGCAGATGAGAAAGCTTTGCGCAGAAAAGGGAATTTCAATAAAAATAATCTACATCAACTGCAAGCTTAAAAAAGTCGCAGACACAGAATACCGGCTTATTGCCCAGCTTGCAAGGGAATTCGGAAAGGAAATTCCGGCAACAGGGCTTCCAACTGACGAGGTTTACAAAATATTCTTTTCTGCTCTGGACAAGGAGAAGCAGGTTGTAATCCTTGTTCTTGATGAGATAGACCAGCTTGTAGACAAGGCAGGAGAAGAGCTTCTGTACAATCTTACAAGAATAAACGAAGAGCTGAAAAATTCGCAGGTTGCAATAGTCGGAATAACAAACTTTGTCCCGTTTGTGGACAACCTTGATTCAAGAATAAAAAGCTCTCTTTCAGAGGAAGAGGTGCTTTTCCCTCCTTATAATGCTCTTCAAATCCAGGACATACTTTTCAAAAGGACAAAAAACGCATTCAAGGCGGGCGCGCTTGATGACGGAGTTGTGGAAAAATGCGCGGCATATGCCGCAAGGGAGCACGGCGATGCAAGAAGGGCGCTTGAGCTGATAAGGGTTTCAGGTGAGATTGCAGAGCGAAAAGGGCACACGAAAGTAGCCATAGATGATGTGGATGAAGCAGACGAGAAAATAGAAAAGGACAGAATTCTTGATGTGATAACAGTCCAGCCAAAGCAGTATCAGGCAACACTTTATTCAATAATGCTCCTTTCATCAAAAAGAAAAACAGGATCGATATTCACAGGGGAAGTTTATGAGGTCTACCGCGGAATATGCAGGCAGATAAGCCTGAGGCCGCTTACCCAAAGGAGAGTTTCAGACATCCTTGGAGAGCTTGACATGCTCGGCATAATAACAGCGAAGGTTATTTCAAAGGGAAGATACGGAAGAACAAGGGAAATCTCATTTTCTCTTCCTGAAGAAACACTGCAGAAAGTGGAAAAAATAGTCAAGGAATCCCTTTCCATTTGA
- a CDS encoding glycosyltransferase family 2 protein, producing the protein MNIAYLIFVMTVWFLSTYFMVVLFLVLLTRKNELYSSPKLESKNALPKVSIIVPAYNEGKKIFDSLSSLKKIDYPKKLLEIIIVNDGSKDNTSSVVRKNLSREIKMLPFFNDSKVGAVTVSVEVKNPKNFLEKIIEIEYVIGLSLSLKALSFFNAVHVTPGPFSMYLASALKKIGLFDEKSITEDLEIAYRLQKGHYKIENCTTTRVRTVIPNTLKSLYIQRKRWYSGSLMTIFQHRDVIFDSKIGAFAFVTPYNYVLISLGLSLFFYSAYLLLKNIAKTISFFSLTNFNFFSHLNLKYFDILSINSLTFFGLTSFLITVIGAIICLRLAKKDLRKKAVGMAGYIFLFFLYQVFWASSFYSVLFGRKVKWR; encoded by the coding sequence ATGAATATTGCCTATCTAATATTTGTAATGACTGTTTGGTTCCTTTCAACCTACTTTATGGTGGTTTTGTTTCTTGTTCTCCTGACAAGGAAAAATGAACTTTATTCTTCGCCAAAACTTGAAAGCAAAAATGCCCTCCCGAAGGTAAGCATAATAGTCCCTGCGTACAACGAAGGGAAAAAGATATTTGATTCCCTCTCTTCACTAAAAAAGATAGACTATCCGAAAAAACTTCTTGAGATAATAATTGTAAATGACGGAAGCAAAGACAACACTTCCTCTGTTGTAAGGAAAAATCTTTCCCGGGAAATAAAGATGCTTCCCTTTTTCAATGACTCAAAAGTCGGAGCAGTGACTGTCAGCGTGGAAGTGAAAAACCCAAAAAATTTCCTTGAAAAGATAATAGAAATAGAGTATGTGATCGGGCTTTCTCTTTCATTAAAAGCGCTTTCCTTCTTCAATGCAGTTCATGTTACGCCTGGGCCCTTTTCAATGTACCTAGCATCCGCGCTCAAAAAAATCGGGCTTTTTGACGAAAAAAGCATAACCGAGGACCTTGAAATTGCATACCGGCTCCAGAAGGGGCATTATAAAATAGAAAACTGCACAACAACAAGGGTAAGGACAGTTATTCCAAACACGCTTAAATCCCTTTATATTCAGAGAAAAAGGTGGTATTCGGGCTCTCTTATGACCATATTTCAGCACCGGGATGTAATCTTCGACTCAAAAATAGGGGCTTTTGCATTTGTAACGCCGTACAATTATGTCCTCATCAGCCTGGGGCTCTCGCTGTTCTTTTATTCCGCATATCTCTTATTGAAAAATATTGCAAAGACAATCTCTTTTTTTTCTCTGACAAACTTCAATTTCTTTTCCCATCTAAACCTGAAATATTTTGACATACTCTCAATAAATTCGCTGACCTTTTTTGGATTAACCTCATTTTTAATTACTGTAATAGGAGCAATAATATGCCTCAGACTTGCAAAAAAGGACTTAAGAAAAAAGGCGGTTGGAATGGCAGGGTACATTTTCCTTTTTTTCCTTTATCAGGTGTTCTGGGCTTCCTCATTTTATTCTGTTCTCTTTGGGAGGAAAGTTAAATGGCGATAG